Genomic DNA from Microbacterium neungamense:
CTCGGGCCCGAGCACGAGGCGGAGCAGGCGCGCAGCCCGATCCACGGGCTCGCCAAGGCCTGACCTGCTGTGGACGACGAGGCGCGCCGCCCGCGGGGGTGGCGCGCCTCGTCGCGTGTCAGCCGCCGAGCGCCCCGTCGTGTGTCAGCCGCCGAGCGCCCCGTCGCGTGTCAGCCGCCGAGCGCCTCGCGGATGGTGTCCGCGGAGCGGCGCAGCCGGGCGGCGATCTCCTCGTCGGTGAAGCGCGTGGCGACGTGCACCACGGCGATCGCCGCGGGACGCTGGCCGCGCAGCGGCAGCGGGACGGCGACCGACTGCACGGTGGGGATCACCTCGTCGTGACTGGTGGCATGACCGCGGGCGGCGACCTCGGCGACCTCCGCGTGCAGCTCCGGCGGGGCGGCCGGCCACTCGGCATCCGTCAGCTGGGCGAGGATCGCCTTGCCGGGCGCGCCGCGGGTGACCGGATGCCGCGCCCCGGGCCGCTGCGCGACGCTGGCGACCGCATGCCGCGGCTCGACGCTCGCCAGCGTGATGCACTCCTCGCCGTCCAGCACCGCGAGGAAGCAGGTCATGCCGAGATCGTTGGCGA
This window encodes:
- a CDS encoding IclR family transcriptional regulator → MAGTDAPASQTLSRGIRILEVLADARIALTIDEIATRLGVHRSIAYRLLRTLEDHGLVGRDASGAVSLGPRMASLAAGVAHDLQAEALPELTAVANDLGMTCFLAVLDGEECITLASVEPRHAVASVAQRPGARHPVTRGAPGKAILAQLTDAEWPAAPPELHAEVAEVAARGHATSHDEVIPTVQSVAVPLPLRGQRPAAIAVVHVATRFTDEEIAARLRRSADTIREALGG